Proteins from a genomic interval of Streptomyces fodineus:
- a CDS encoding lipopolysaccharide biosynthesis protein, translating to MSDTTTTTTESATTGAEAPEKPGRRLRLPGTGRSSGGTPLFRNAYALMLNTGISAVLGLGFWLAAARYYSESAVGQGSAAIAAMKFLAGLTAVTLTGALARFIPVAGKRTGTLIFRTYAGSSLLVALAAGVFLLTLDSWGPSYRFLHGTVNGLGFIVAVIAWNLLTLQDGVLTGLRSATWVPVGNTVFSAVKLALLVAFAVAVPTAGVFVSWVAAIATSVVPLGWLVFRRLVPRHVKATEGRAEPPTLRQVGRFLAGDYTGSLFSLAVIYLVPVIIASQVSSAENAYFYIATTIGGTTDLLAINMGASLTVEGSLDPGRLAANTRAALKRMARIMLPIAGLLIIGAPWILGVFGTGYAHAATPLLRWLAVGSMLRVVIETYFAVLRARSRTAGLAWLQGLLCVLVLGLTLLLLPRMGLTGAGVAEAASLAVIAAIAAPKLWKTIRTAADAVPDTAAPDGDLADLAAPEVPRTSPARRHGPAWALDSDTLALGIHVDFDHVERRPDVRPGPGTPPAGTPVPPLGLPVEEREPGSEASLGPAEAELLREAEAAEVDAPFSQEELGASVGRIHPPLAQEATEAAVPDEPMPEEPPAPVSLRQRLLPTRSGVVLGCLLIAALLLYWVPALRLGEGDLDRMGGLGLVSVLPLPTLVGAALLVIVFAALLWLRREHRTLLLVTLLATVVSLHALPAVIETQPRFPTAWQHLGFIDYIDRTGSAVPDLDARWSWPGFFAVAAFAGRACSVTDFTEVIRWWPTAIQLAYLAPMFLLTRSLRASWRAKWTGVWLFVLCGWVGQDYFSPQGFTYLLYLMFVAILLVWFRPPRVIWTRFRPGEAEVEGADRRQRAVLLLVLIGLYAASVPAHQLTPFVMLGVLAALVLLGRSELRGLPLLFAVLVAVWVGFMAEPYWSGHFNDLFGGVGGVGSNVSTSVSGRIQGGSSTHKLVLYTRVLLAGATMAFACWGWWRRRFHRYRERTLLVLTFVPFLGFGMQSYGGEMALRVFMFAVPGAALLGALALFPRAGVTAQEREKDRVSLAPLAALLAGLLLMGGFLVARWGNEPFERTRPGEVAAMNWVYAHDKPTVRLLWPTQDTVNDVTPAMPWGSQDMERVNYVPTLAPTDPVLVSGLVKALKDAGPNSYLMINRSQVTYLQLDAGYSATWAPRLIENLDNRQELTKVLVNDDVTVFALRSRPPGAVPKPHPGPIGPQVTWTPWSVVGALAAVVLILLLAAREVVRVAVRPGVRRLRLLQSSFWFALPLLAVVLASLVQRFLTMK from the coding sequence GTGTCTGACACGACGACCACCACGACCGAGTCCGCGACGACCGGCGCCGAGGCGCCCGAGAAGCCCGGGCGCCGCCTGCGGCTGCCCGGCACGGGCCGGTCCTCCGGCGGCACCCCGCTGTTCCGCAACGCCTACGCGCTGATGCTCAACACGGGCATCTCGGCCGTGCTCGGGCTCGGCTTCTGGCTGGCCGCGGCGCGCTACTACTCCGAGTCGGCGGTCGGACAGGGCTCGGCCGCCATCGCCGCGATGAAGTTCCTCGCCGGACTGACCGCGGTGACCCTGACCGGCGCCCTGGCCCGTTTCATCCCGGTGGCCGGCAAGCGCACCGGCACCCTCATCTTCCGTACGTACGCGGGCAGTTCCCTGCTGGTGGCGCTCGCGGCCGGCGTCTTCCTGCTGACCCTGGACTCCTGGGGGCCGTCGTACCGCTTCCTGCACGGCACGGTCAACGGCCTCGGCTTCATCGTCGCCGTCATCGCCTGGAACCTGCTCACCCTACAGGACGGTGTGCTGACCGGGCTGCGCAGCGCGACCTGGGTGCCGGTGGGCAACACCGTGTTCTCGGCCGTGAAGCTGGCCCTGCTCGTCGCGTTCGCCGTCGCCGTCCCGACCGCGGGCGTCTTCGTCTCCTGGGTGGCCGCGATCGCCACCTCGGTGGTGCCGCTGGGCTGGCTGGTGTTCCGGCGCCTTGTGCCCCGGCACGTCAAGGCGACCGAGGGCCGCGCGGAGCCGCCGACGCTGAGACAGGTCGGCAGGTTCCTGGCCGGGGACTACACCGGTTCGCTGTTCTCGCTCGCGGTGATCTACCTCGTGCCGGTGATCATCGCCTCGCAGGTCAGCTCCGCGGAGAACGCGTACTTCTACATCGCCACCACCATCGGCGGTACGACCGACCTGCTCGCCATCAACATGGGCGCCTCCCTCACGGTCGAGGGCTCGCTCGACCCGGGACGGCTGGCCGCCAACACCCGCGCCGCGCTGAAGCGGATGGCCCGGATCATGCTGCCCATCGCGGGCCTGCTGATCATCGGCGCGCCCTGGATCCTCGGCGTCTTCGGCACGGGCTACGCGCACGCGGCGACCCCGCTGCTGCGCTGGCTCGCGGTCGGCTCGATGCTGCGGGTCGTGATCGAGACGTACTTCGCGGTCCTGCGCGCGCGCAGCCGCACCGCCGGACTCGCCTGGCTCCAGGGCCTGTTGTGCGTGCTGGTGCTGGGCCTGACCCTGCTGCTCCTGCCCCGGATGGGGCTGACCGGCGCGGGCGTCGCCGAGGCCGCCAGCCTCGCGGTGATCGCGGCCATCGCCGCGCCGAAGCTCTGGAAGACGATACGGACGGCGGCCGACGCCGTACCGGACACGGCGGCACCCGACGGCGACCTGGCCGACCTGGCGGCGCCCGAGGTCCCGCGCACCTCCCCCGCGCGCCGGCACGGCCCGGCCTGGGCGCTGGACTCCGACACCCTCGCGCTCGGCATCCACGTCGACTTCGACCATGTGGAACGCCGGCCGGACGTCCGTCCGGGCCCCGGCACACCGCCCGCAGGCACGCCGGTGCCGCCACTGGGACTCCCGGTCGAGGAGAGGGAGCCCGGCAGCGAGGCCTCGCTGGGCCCGGCCGAGGCCGAACTGCTGCGGGAGGCGGAGGCGGCGGAGGTCGACGCGCCGTTCTCGCAGGAGGAGCTGGGCGCGTCCGTCGGCAGGATCCACCCGCCGCTCGCGCAGGAAGCCACGGAAGCAGCCGTACCGGACGAACCCATGCCCGAGGAACCGCCGGCCCCCGTCTCGCTCCGGCAACGGCTGCTGCCCACCCGCTCCGGTGTCGTCCTCGGCTGTCTGCTGATCGCCGCGCTGCTGCTGTACTGGGTGCCCGCGCTGCGGCTCGGCGAGGGCGACCTGGACCGGATGGGCGGTCTCGGGCTGGTCTCGGTGCTGCCGCTGCCGACCCTGGTCGGAGCGGCCCTGCTGGTCATCGTCTTCGCCGCGCTGCTCTGGCTGCGCCGCGAGCACCGCACCCTGCTCCTGGTCACGCTGCTCGCGACGGTCGTCTCGCTGCACGCGCTGCCCGCCGTGATCGAGACCCAGCCGCGCTTCCCGACGGCCTGGCAGCACCTCGGGTTCATCGACTACATCGACCGCACCGGGTCCGCCGTGCCGGACCTGGACGCCCGCTGGAGCTGGCCGGGCTTCTTCGCGGTGGCCGCGTTCGCCGGCCGGGCCTGCTCGGTCACCGACTTCACCGAGGTCATCCGCTGGTGGCCGACCGCCATCCAACTCGCCTATCTGGCCCCGATGTTCCTGCTCACCCGGTCGCTGCGGGCGAGCTGGCGGGCGAAGTGGACCGGCGTCTGGCTCTTCGTGCTGTGCGGCTGGGTCGGCCAGGACTACTTCTCCCCACAGGGCTTCACCTATCTGCTGTACCTGATGTTCGTGGCGATCCTGCTGGTCTGGTTCCGCCCGCCGCGCGTGATCTGGACGAGGTTCCGCCCGGGCGAGGCCGAGGTGGAAGGGGCCGACCGGCGCCAGCGGGCCGTGCTGCTGCTGGTGCTGATCGGCCTGTACGCGGCGAGCGTCCCGGCGCACCAGCTCACCCCGTTCGTCATGCTCGGCGTGCTCGCCGCCCTGGTGCTGCTCGGCCGGTCCGAACTGCGCGGGCTGCCGCTGCTGTTCGCGGTGCTGGTCGCGGTCTGGGTCGGCTTCATGGCCGAGCCGTACTGGTCCGGGCACTTCAACGACCTCTTCGGCGGCGTCGGCGGAGTCGGCAGCAACGTCTCCACCTCCGTCTCCGGCCGTATCCAGGGCGGCAGTTCGACGCACAAGCTGGTGCTCTACACCCGGGTACTGCTGGCCGGCGCGACCATGGCGTTCGCCTGCTGGGGCTGGTGGCGCCGCCGCTTCCACCGGTACCGGGAGCGGACCCTGCTGGTACTGACCTTCGTGCCGTTCCTGGGCTTCGGCATGCAGTCGTACGGCGGTGAGATGGCCCTGCGCGTCTTCATGTTCGCGGTGCCGGGCGCGGCCCTGCTCGGCGCCCTCGCCCTCTTCCCGCGCGCCGGCGTCACCGCGCAGGAACGCGAGAAGGACCGGGTGAGCCTCGCCCCGCTGGCCGCGCTGCTGGCCGGGCTGCTGCTCATGGGCGGCTTCCTGGTGGCCCGCTGGGGCAACGAGCCGTTCGAGCGCACCCGGCCCGGCGAGGTCGCGGCCATGAACTGGGTGTACGCGCACGACAAGCCGACAGTGCGGCTGCTGTGGCCGACCCAGGACACGGTCAACGACGTGACCCCGGCCATGCCGTGGGGATCGCAGGACATGGAGCGGGTGAACTACGTGCCCACCCTGGCCCCGACCGACCCGGTGCTGGTGTCGGGCCTGGTCAAGGCGCTCAAGGACGCGGGCCCGAACTCGTATCTGATGATCAACCGGTCTCAGGTGACCTATCTGCAGCTGGACGCGGGCTACTCCGCGACCTGGGCGCCCCGGCTGATCGAGAACCTCGACAACCGGCAGGAGCTGACGAAGGTCCTGGTCAACGACGACGTGACCGTGTTCGCGCTGCGCAGCCGGCCGCCGGGCGCGGTGCCGAAGCCGCACCCGGGGCCGATCGGGCCGCAGGTGACCTGGACGCCGTGGTCGGTGGTCGGCGCGCTGGCCGCCGTCGTGCTGATCCTGCTGCTGGCCGCGCGGGAGGTCGTACGGGTGGCGGTCCGGCCGGGGGTGCGCCGACTGCGACTGCTGCAGAGCTCGTTCTGGTTCGCGCTGCCGCTGCTGGCGGTGGTGCTGGCGTCCCTGGTGCAGCGGTTCCTGACCATGAAGTGA
- a CDS encoding polysaccharide deacetylase family protein produces the protein MSDTPVPILMYHSVATAPNDATRALSVAPEAFAEQMALIGDLGLTPVTTADLAARWRSGRPLPARPVLITFDDGYEGVHRHALPVLAKHAFAATLFVSTGWIRGAYDTGGGLDTMLDWGQVRELAAAGVEIGGHSHTHPQLDQLDDGPLRTELARCTEIVADELGARPASFAYPYGYSSRRVRQAVRASGYAQALAVGNALARRRQGPYALQRVTVRRGTGVEEFERLLHGRAVTRTFAKDRALTKGYALVRRARQVRRKAIRSRV, from the coding sequence GTGAGTGACACTCCCGTACCGATCCTCATGTACCACTCCGTCGCCACCGCGCCCAACGACGCCACCCGTGCCCTGTCGGTCGCGCCGGAGGCGTTCGCCGAGCAGATGGCGCTCATCGGCGACCTGGGCCTGACCCCGGTCACCACCGCCGACCTCGCGGCCCGCTGGCGCTCCGGCCGCCCGCTGCCCGCCCGGCCGGTGCTGATCACCTTCGACGACGGCTACGAGGGCGTGCACCGGCATGCGCTGCCCGTCCTCGCCAAGCACGCCTTCGCGGCCACCCTGTTCGTCTCCACCGGCTGGATCAGGGGCGCGTACGACACCGGGGGCGGCCTGGACACCATGCTCGACTGGGGGCAGGTGCGCGAACTGGCCGCCGCCGGCGTCGAGATCGGCGGGCACAGCCACACCCATCCGCAGCTCGACCAGCTCGACGACGGCCCGCTGCGCACGGAGCTGGCCCGCTGCACCGAGATCGTCGCGGACGAACTCGGCGCCCGCCCGGCGTCGTTCGCCTACCCCTACGGCTACTCCAGCCGCCGGGTCCGCCAGGCCGTGCGCGCGAGCGGCTACGCCCAGGCGCTCGCCGTCGGCAACGCCCTCGCCCGCCGCCGCCAGGGGCCGTACGCGCTGCAGCGGGTCACGGTCCGGCGCGGCACCGGCGTCGAGGAGTTCGAACGGCTGCTCCACGGCCGGGCCGTCACCCGTACCTTCGCCAAAGACCGCGCCCTCACCAAGGGGTACGCCCTCGTCCGCAGAGCACGCCAGGTCCGCCGGAAGGCCATCCGTTCCCGTGTCTGA
- a CDS encoding glycosyltransferase has translation MRDPGISVVICVYTEDRWEDILAAVSSVRAQSYPALETLLVVDHNPALRDRLAREYKATEGVRVLANAGPRGLSAGRNTGIAASHGEVIAFLDDDAVAERDWLRHFAEGYADPRVMAVGGRTEPVWASGRRPAWFPEEFDWVVGCTYKGLPPGRVRVRNVLGGNASFRRTAFEAAGGFATGIGRDGDRRPLGCEETELCIRLTRARPDAVLLIDDRAVIHHRVPEPREHFAYFRTRTYAEGLSKALVARSVGADKGLESERRYTTRVLPAGVARGLRDALLARPGGAGRAGAIVAGVLSAAGGYALGSLRARRGGTTFSVAPIEGGSGE, from the coding sequence TTGAGAGATCCCGGCATCTCCGTCGTGATCTGCGTGTACACGGAGGACCGCTGGGAGGACATCCTCGCGGCGGTCTCCTCGGTGCGCGCGCAGTCGTATCCCGCCCTGGAGACACTCCTGGTCGTGGACCACAACCCGGCCCTGAGGGACCGGCTGGCCCGTGAGTACAAGGCGACCGAGGGCGTCCGGGTGCTGGCCAACGCGGGCCCGCGCGGCCTGTCCGCCGGCCGCAACACCGGCATCGCCGCCTCCCACGGCGAGGTCATCGCCTTCCTGGACGACGACGCCGTGGCCGAACGGGACTGGCTGCGGCACTTCGCCGAGGGCTACGCCGATCCGCGCGTCATGGCGGTCGGCGGCCGTACGGAGCCCGTCTGGGCGTCGGGCCGGCGTCCGGCCTGGTTCCCGGAGGAGTTCGACTGGGTGGTGGGCTGCACGTACAAGGGGCTGCCACCGGGCCGGGTCCGGGTGCGCAACGTCCTCGGAGGAAACGCTTCCTTCCGGCGTACGGCGTTCGAGGCGGCGGGCGGCTTCGCCACCGGCATCGGCCGCGACGGCGACCGCCGCCCGCTGGGCTGCGAGGAGACGGAACTGTGCATCCGCCTCACCCGGGCCCGCCCCGACGCCGTCCTGCTCATCGACGACCGCGCGGTGATCCACCACCGGGTGCCGGAACCCCGCGAGCACTTCGCCTACTTCCGCACCCGCACCTACGCCGAGGGCCTGTCCAAGGCGCTGGTCGCCCGGAGCGTCGGCGCGGACAAGGGGCTGGAGTCCGAACGCCGGTACACCACCAGGGTGCTGCCCGCGGGGGTCGCTCGTGGCCTGCGGGACGCGCTGCTGGCCCGGCCGGGCGGCGCGGGACGCGCGGGCGCGATCGTCGCCGGGGTGCTGAGCGCCGCCGGCGGCTACGCGCTGGGGAGCCTGCGCGCGCGGCGGGGCGGTACGACGTTCTCGGTGGCACCGATCGAAGGGGGCAGCGGTGAGTGA